The following DNA comes from Prosthecobacter sp. SYSU 5D2.
CACCGGCCCAGGCGAAGTGAACGGGGCCGCTCTTCTCGATCTCGGCCCAGGTTTCGGCGGCGATTTCGGGGCGCAGGCGGGTGAGGTATTCGTCAATGATCTCGCGCAGCTTGGCCTTCTGTTCGGCGTTTAAATCGGTATCCGCGAGGCCATCGGGCTTGAGGGGATCCACGCGCTTTTCAGCAGCGGTCAGCATCTCCTTGGGGGCGACTTCATCCACCAGGGCTTTTTTAAACTGGGCTTCGTCCAGGGACTTCACCAGCTCACGGCCCAGGTCTTCTTCCTTACCCAGCACACGCAGGCCGGTCAAAGGCCCCTGGCGCAGCTCGCCGGGATTGGTGCCCATGAAGGAAGGGGTGGCGCGCAGCAGGTTGCCGTCTTTGATGGTGAAGTTCAGGGACATATGATGGCCCTCGATGCGCCAGCCCCAGGTGCCTTTGGGGTCTGGAGTGCCGAAGATGCTGACAAAGTATTTCTCTGGGTCACGGCGTTCACGCGCGGTGGCCTTTTTGGATTCATCCTCGCTCTCCATCTGGAAGAGCACTTCCTCCAGGGACATGATGGTCACCGCTTTGGCGGCACCGCGAAAGCCCAGACCGGTATTCATCAAAGCGTGGGCCAGCAGGCGCTGCTGCGGGGTCATTTCCTTCATGGACAGGCCCAGGCGCTCACGCGGAATGAAGTGCCAGTTGATGCGCTCCTCATCCTCAAACTTGAAGGTCGCCTTGGCGCGCTGCTCATCATTGAGGGAAAGCAGGAGCACATTGGCCACCTCCGCCATCTGAAGGCCCGCTTCATGGGCCCGGCCAGAGGCCAGGGAAAAGACAACCGCACAGGCGAGAGAGACAAGAGATAGACGCGACATAGGAAGGAAAGGAATGACAGACACGAACGCTCTGCACAAGGCCAGTTTGTCATCCAACCTGCCAATCGCCTTCCTTTCTGCCGAGGCCGCCTAGACGGACAGGTTTCGGCTATGACGCCCAACGGCCAATCCGTCGGCAAGACATTCCGTTTTCAGCCCGTCTCTTCTACCTGCCGTCATCTGTCTTTGCCCTGTTCTCCCGCATGAGCCATTTCGCCACACTCGACTATATTTTCTTTGGTATCTATCTCCTGGCCTCCGTGCTCATCGGCGTCCTGTTTGTGAAAGAGCAGCGAACGATGAAGGACTTCTTCCTGGCAGGCCGCAGCATGGGCAGTGTGGTCGTGGCCATCTCGGTGATGGCGGCCATGTTTTCCGGCATCAGCTACATCGGTGGGCCGGGGGAGGTGTTTAAAAACGGGGCGGCATTTGGCTGGATCCTGTTCTCCTTTTTCATCGCGACGCCGGTCACGACGATCTTCATCCTGCCGTTCTTTTACCGGTCACGGTTCATCACCGCTTATCACTATCTGGAGGAGCGTTTTTCCCTGCCGGTGCGGCTCCTTGGCTCAGGCCTGTTTATTCTGCGCGTGCTCCTGTGGCTGGGGGCGGCCACGTATGCCCCGGCGCTGGCGCTGCAACAGGCCACCGGTTTGCCGCTGGAATTCTCCATTCTGGCCACCGGCATCCTGACCACGCTCTATACCATGATGGGCGGCATGAAGGCGGTCATCTGGACGGATGTGATGCAGTTTGGCGTGCTGTTTGGTGGCCAGCTGGTGATCCTTTTTGTGGCCCTGGGCAAGATCCCTGGCGGCCTTGGAGAAGTCATTGAGGTGGCCAAGACTCACGGCCAGCCCACCCCCATCGCCAGCCTGGATCCCACCATCCCTTATACCTGGGCCGGCATCCTCATCGGCGGAGCGGTACTGAATCTGATTCAAATGGCCACGGACCAGGTGGCAGTACAGCGCTACATGACCGCGCGGGACCTGAAAACGGCGCAAAGAGGGCTTTGGTATAAGCTCATCGTCACCATCCCCGTACTGGTGCTGTTTTATGGCACCGGCTGCGTGCTGCGCACCTTTTACAACCATGTGCCGGATCCCCTCGCCAACGGCCAGATCCTGAAGTCTGACCAGATCCTGCCCTGGTTCGTGGTGCATGAGCTGCCCACGGGCATGGCGGGCATCCTCATTGCCGCCATCTTTGCCGCCAGCATGTCCACCATCTCCGCAGGGCTCAATTCCCTGGCCTCCGCCACCATGGTGGATTTTCAGCAACGCCTGACCAGCAAGCCGCTGCCAGCAGATGAAAAGCAGATCTTCCAGGCCCGGCTGTGGACAGTTCTTTACGGGTCCATGGTCATCGCCCTGGCCTTCATCGTCTCTAAACTGGGCAATCTGGTGGAAGCCACGAATACGGTCATCGGCCTCGTTGGCGGGCCGGTTTTGGGCATGTTCCTCTGCGGCATCTTTATCCGCCGCGTTTCGGCCAAGGGCATCCTTATTGGCACTGTGATCGGTTTTGCCGCCTCGCTACTCAGCGTCCTCTGGCGGGGAGAGGCGGCAGACGGACAGGTGATCAAGGTTTCGTTCCTGTGGTACACAAGCGTCGGCTGTGTGGTGACCATCGCCATCGCCTGGGTGCTCAGCTTTTTCCTGCCGGGCAAACCCGCCCGCGAACTGGAAGGCCTGACCTGGCAGCAGCGCAATAACGAACCGTGAGGCCAAGGCGGCTTCGGGAATATTCTAACGCAACTTCGGTCCAAACGTTCTGTTATAAGGGTGACCCCGCCCTCAGACGTTTATGAAAGCCCGATCCCTTGCCCTCTGTGCTCTTTTGCCCGCCTTCTTGGTGACGGCCCAAACTGCCGCCCCGGATGGCAATACCAATTTCCGAGTCTGGCAGGACAATCAGGGCCGCAAGGTGGAAGCCACGTTTCGCGGTATTGAGGAAGGCAAAATCTACCTGCAGACCCGCGACGGGCGCATGTTTGATTTCCCCCTTTCCAACCTCACTCCTGAGGACCAGCAAGTGGCCGCCACCCTGAAGCCCGAAGGCCTCGGCATCCAAAAGAACACCGGTCTGGCCCAGTCCGCCGCCACCATTGACCGGGGCGTCCTGATGGGGCTGCAAAAAGCCGGCCAACAACCCAATGCCCTGGCCAGTGACGAGCAGTTCATCCGCCGGGTTTATCTGGACCTCGCCGGCCGCATCCCCACCCGCCAGGAGACGATGACTTTCCTGGCTGACACCAGCGCCGCGAAGCGCGCCAATGTCATAGACACCTTGGTCAACAGCGACGGGTTCTCCTCCCACATGTTCAACTACTTTTCCGACATGCTCCGCGTGGCGGATGATGCGCAGAAGGCGAAATTCTTCTCCTACCAGGAATGGCTCAAGGAGCAGATCGCCAACAACCGCCCCTGGAATGAGCTGGTGCGCGAGATGATGGTGGCCGATGGCAAGCTCCTGGACAACGGCGCTGCCGGCTATCTGCTACGTGACCGTGGCATGCGGCTGGACAACCTCAGCCTCACCCTCTCCACCTTCCTCGGGGCCAACGTCTCCTGCGCCCAGTGCCATGACCATCCCTTTGCCGACTGGACGCAGCGCCAGTTTTATGAAATGGCCGCCTTCTTTGGCTCCTCCGATACCTACAACCGCGACCTTCCGCGCGCCATGATGCGCGACCTGCGTGCGGAGCTGACCCAACAGCAATACCAGCAGGCACGCCGCCTTTTTGACGTCAACTCCCTGGCGATTACCGACGGCAAAAAAAATGATGTCACCCTGCCGGATGACTACAAATACAAGGACGGCAAACCAGGGGATGGCGTCGCACCAAAGCTCGTCACCTGGACCAAGGATGACCGCCGCCTGCGCTGCTACCAGAACGCCGAGACCGCCCTGAAAAAAGCCGATGATGACAGCCAGCTTCGTGATATTTTTGCCGACTGGATGACCAGCCCGGACAATC
Coding sequences within:
- a CDS encoding DUF3500 domain-containing protein, with amino-acid sequence MSRLSLVSLACAVVFSLASGRAHEAGLQMAEVANVLLLSLNDEQRAKATFKFEDEERINWHFIPRERLGLSMKEMTPQQRLLAHALMNTGLGFRGAAKAVTIMSLEEVLFQMESEDESKKATARERRDPEKYFVSIFGTPDPKGTWGWRIEGHHMSLNFTIKDGNLLRATPSFMGTNPGELRQGPLTGLRVLGKEEDLGRELVKSLDEAQFKKALVDEVAPKEMLTAAEKRVDPLKPDGLADTDLNAEQKAKLREIIDEYLTRLRPEIAAETWAEIEKSGPVHFAWAGGKERGEPHYYRVQGKTFLIEYDNVQGQANHPHSVIRSFDGDFGRDLLAEHYKEAHSK
- a CDS encoding sodium/solute symporter (Members of the Solute:Sodium Symporter (SSS), TC 2.A.21 as described in tcdb.org, catalyze solute:Na+ symport. Known solutes for members of the family include sugars, amino acids, nucleosides, inositols, vitamins, urea or anions, depending on the system.), giving the protein MSHFATLDYIFFGIYLLASVLIGVLFVKEQRTMKDFFLAGRSMGSVVVAISVMAAMFSGISYIGGPGEVFKNGAAFGWILFSFFIATPVTTIFILPFFYRSRFITAYHYLEERFSLPVRLLGSGLFILRVLLWLGAATYAPALALQQATGLPLEFSILATGILTTLYTMMGGMKAVIWTDVMQFGVLFGGQLVILFVALGKIPGGLGEVIEVAKTHGQPTPIASLDPTIPYTWAGILIGGAVLNLIQMATDQVAVQRYMTARDLKTAQRGLWYKLIVTIPVLVLFYGTGCVLRTFYNHVPDPLANGQILKSDQILPWFVVHELPTGMAGILIAAIFAASMSTISAGLNSLASATMVDFQQRLTSKPLPADEKQIFQARLWTVLYGSMVIALAFIVSKLGNLVEATNTVIGLVGGPVLGMFLCGIFIRRVSAKGILIGTVIGFAASLLSVLWRGEAADGQVIKVSFLWYTSVGCVVTIAIAWVLSFFLPGKPARELEGLTWQQRNNEP
- a CDS encoding DUF1549 domain-containing protein translates to MKARSLALCALLPAFLVTAQTAAPDGNTNFRVWQDNQGRKVEATFRGIEEGKIYLQTRDGRMFDFPLSNLTPEDQQVAATLKPEGLGIQKNTGLAQSAATIDRGVLMGLQKAGQQPNALASDEQFIRRVYLDLAGRIPTRQETMTFLADTSAAKRANVIDTLVNSDGFSSHMFNYFSDMLRVADDAQKAKFFSYQEWLKEQIANNRPWNELVREMMVADGKLLDNGAAGYLLRDRGMRLDNLSLTLSTFLGANVSCAQCHDHPFADWTQRQFYEMAAFFGSSDTYNRDLPRAMMRDLRAELTQQQYQQARRLFDVNSLAITDGKKNDVTLPDDYKYKDGKPGDGVAPKLVTWTKDDRRLRCYQNAETALKKADDDSQLRDIFADWMTSPDNPRFAMTIANRLWKQVFGVGIKEPVTDLDDPSASSNPLLLQHLGREMVRLKFDIRAFMRLLCNTQTYQREAVTRELALGEPYYFPGPILRRMTAEQAWDSCVTLAIGDKVDGFKLKRADPYKEVMALNVSEITPAQIVTKLGEMQSMRRMADGPLGGGKAKGPNAKKKNRRAQMMEPMADEAEEDFTRPKMMDGLALARASELRQPERDGHFLRMFGQSDRQIADSNTFEGSIPQVLMLMNGEAQNVLQNPQSLVLATAMGEAETAKKVESLYYSFFSRKPTTEEMTAATQAFDAGLSSADLCWVLFNAREFVFVQ